In Providencia zhijiangensis, a single window of DNA contains:
- a CDS encoding sensor histidine kinase: protein MKLVSHPRSLFHQLLLFFGIPLILLGSFSVYTHYYSAKNAANLAYDRTLLASARTVAERLQVVDEHLSVNVPYVVLDSFELNNNDRLFYQVIAPHGETISGYDDLPPIPPYWMRSQHYTALVYFYDAEYMGLPIRVATFFQPINEGGIQGMVEIRVAETVYARQDFANQLLISALMSQGTVVVVTLILAYLLLRKLLTPLKKLSNLMLGRAANDLTPIPNVLPWSELSPLVDALNRYVERLKRMLKRQERFSADASHQLKTPLAVLKTQVSVALNSDDEQQKQQSLQAINKTLDNTIVLTDRLLQLARLKEHEKEAIRLYRAVNLVEIVQQVCFTRLGQSESKQIDLGYEGLDHCWVKGDAILLAEMCANLIDNAIKYTPEQGIVTVRIVADESRNSMIKLEVEDSGPGIENKYIHRSLKAFRRLNNAKGLEGSGLGLALVKDIASYHGSELQLLKSEHLGGLLVRITLKASRAPKKA from the coding sequence ATGAAATTAGTCTCTCATCCACGCTCTCTCTTTCATCAGTTGCTGCTTTTTTTCGGTATCCCCCTCATTTTGTTGGGAAGTTTCTCCGTTTATACCCACTATTATAGTGCTAAAAACGCGGCAAACCTCGCTTATGACCGGACATTACTGGCGTCGGCGAGAACCGTGGCGGAACGCTTACAGGTGGTGGATGAACATCTTTCTGTGAACGTTCCTTATGTGGTGCTCGATAGCTTTGAGCTGAATAATAATGACCGTCTGTTTTACCAAGTCATCGCCCCTCACGGGGAAACCATTTCTGGTTATGATGACCTACCGCCAATCCCGCCTTATTGGATGCGCTCTCAACATTACACTGCTTTAGTCTACTTTTATGATGCGGAATACATGGGGCTGCCCATTCGTGTGGCGACCTTTTTCCAGCCGATTAACGAAGGTGGGATCCAAGGCATGGTGGAGATCCGCGTTGCTGAAACGGTGTATGCTCGGCAAGATTTCGCCAATCAACTGCTGATCTCTGCGCTGATGAGCCAAGGTACCGTGGTGGTCGTGACGCTGATATTGGCGTATTTACTGTTGCGTAAGCTATTAACGCCACTGAAAAAACTCTCTAATTTAATGCTCGGTCGCGCTGCGAATGACCTCACACCAATCCCGAATGTGTTGCCATGGTCGGAACTTTCGCCGCTTGTAGATGCCTTGAACCGCTATGTGGAGCGGTTAAAACGGATGTTAAAGCGTCAAGAACGTTTCAGTGCCGATGCTTCCCATCAATTAAAAACCCCGTTGGCGGTATTAAAAACCCAAGTTTCAGTGGCTCTTAATAGCGATGATGAGCAACAGAAACAACAAAGTTTGCAGGCGATTAATAAAACCTTGGATAACACTATCGTATTAACTGACCGCTTATTGCAGCTTGCGCGTTTAAAAGAGCACGAAAAAGAGGCGATCAGGCTTTATCGTGCGGTTAATTTGGTGGAAATTGTTCAGCAAGTCTGTTTTACCCGTTTGGGACAATCCGAGAGTAAACAGATTGATTTAGGCTATGAAGGATTAGATCATTGCTGGGTCAAAGGAGATGCTATTTTGCTGGCGGAAATGTGTGCGAACCTGATTGATAATGCGATTAAATATACCCCTGAACAGGGGATTGTTACGGTGCGAATCGTGGCAGATGAAAGTCGCAATTCCATGATTAAACTGGAAGTTGAAGACTCAGGGCCGGGTATCGAAAATAAATATATTCACCGTTCATTAAAAGCCTTTAGGCGCTTAAATAATGCCAAAGGACTGGAAGGGTCAGGGCTGGGCTTGGCGCTTGTAAAAGATATCGCCAGCTACCACGGCTCAGAATTGCAGTTGCTAAAGAGTGAACATCTCGGCGGGTTGTTGGTGCGGATCACCTTGAAAGCGAGTCGGGCACCGAAGAAAGCTTAG